CGGATCTTTTAATGTACAAAATCTCGACTTCGCGGTTGCCGGAGAGATCAGAATATTAGATAACTCCAAATTGGTTAATGTATCCCTTTTTTCCGATCATCGTATATTTATAGGTGATAATGCCACTTTTGAAGGAAACGCGATATCAATGGGGACCATAAACCTGTATGGAAGAGCAGAAGCAAAGAACAGAAGTTCCTTTATGAGTCTTGGCAAAAGAAGCAGCAGTAATGATTCCGGCAGTACATCCCAGAACTACTCTATCCTAATCTCCGAGGCATCACGCTTTGATGGAACAGCTATAGCAATTGGCAATGCATGGTCAATTAAAACCGACCCATCAACACAAATTAGCGGCATATTATGGGGGAATAACTTAGTATGTCATGGTGGAGAATTAGCAGGTATTTTACGGGCAAAAGGGTTGTCTGATTGTATTTATCAGGAAATAAGCCTAAATCCGGATGACGAAGATAGCGAGAATCTGTTCTCCGGTACAATAGCACCTCTTGAGAATATCAAAGAATACAAAATGCCCTATTTTATGGGGCAACCGAAAATTGTAAGCTGGCAGGAGATGTAGTATACATGAAAACAAATCCACCGGATCGAAACGGGTTCACGATTGTAGAATTGATGGTTTCTGTCTTTATACTTGGAATAATCTCTACATCTTTGCTTCAGGGTCTCTATTCAGGTGATAAGATCCGTGGCAGAGCGAATGTCGCCCGTAGCGCTTCACACCTTGCTCTTAATGAGGCTGAAAGGATAAAAAATTCAGCAACAACGGGTTTTATTATTCAGGATTCTGTCTATCAACAGACAATCAGAGGGGTGAGTTATTCTGTTAACAGAACCGTTCTGTCTCATCACCTTACGGATAATTCAGAGCCGATTGAAATACATATTGATATTACTCCGGAGCCATCAGATTTTCCATCCTATTCTTTCAGGATGATTCAGGGGTATGACTTTTAATACAATTAAAGAGATGAAGCCATTTAAACGTTGTGGGGTAAGTATAATTGAACTTACTGTTGCTATGGCTATATCTGCAGTGCTGCTCTCAATACTTTTCTACACATGGAATACTTTTAACTTTCAAATAGCGCAAAGAGACCATGTGTATTCATTGCGGGATGAAACGATCCGTATTGCCGAAGAGATAACCACTAACATACGACGAACTCCTTCTGTACTTGATTATTCATTGAATTCGATACGATTCATTTCTCCAACTCATGGCGACACAGTAGAATACAGATTTGATGGAGAGCAACTTTCAAGAAATGGCAAAACAGTAACAAACCGTGCTTACGGTGGGGAAATTACTTCTTTTGAGATCAGAGGCCATAATACGCAAATTGGATCAGAGCACATTTTACTGGAGATTTTGCTGACAAGCAGTGACAGAAGAGATAACAGGGATACTGTGAGGAGTATCGTAGGCAGCAAAACTGTTGGAGATGATGATAATAAGTTTTGGTGGTAAGCGGTTCTAATCGCTTCCAGAATGAGCGTCCATCAACCCTCATTCTCCTCTTTGAAAAAAGTTGCCGATAATTTTCAACACCAACGTGAGGGAAAGATTAAAGCCGCCGCCCCAAAAATGATCGAATTTGGGAATGAGTGATGAGCAGATTGAGAAGATTACCTCTCTGGGCATCGAGATAATAGAGAAACTAAGAGAGAAGGCATAAAATAAGCTAAAGGTGAAACGTCGTAAGCACAAAGTGAGCAGTATAACTGGATCAATACCTTAGTTCAGCGTTGTGGATTCAGAATCTCCCGTTATGGTTTTACTATTACGCGCGACGACGGTTAATACGCCTCATTCATCAATAGCCCAAATTTACTAATATCGAGCCCGATCTCCCTCAAACGCCTGTTTAACAGTGAACCAAGCGGATGTTGAGAGGGCAGGAGTTCAAGAAATATTGCATCATAACCCCTGCAATCAAGGTCCTGAAGCGTAGGGTAGAGATTTGCGGCGGCTTCACCTAAATCCCCTGCAAGCGATAGATTTCTGACGAACTCATATTCTGACGAAAAATTGACACTTTCCCCAAAAGTCACAAGAGCAACTCTGTTACAGCTACTCTGATCGTAAACAGAAAGTGAATCCTTTTCCGCAACAAATAGTGGTGTTGAGAGTACAAGTGAAGGCGATTGCTTATCGAAATAATTCTGCACTGATCCTCCGGTAAACCATTCAATTGTTCCGGTAACCTCTTTAATCTTCTCCACCGGAATAGATCCAGGTGAAACAATCAGAGGTGAATGAGAATCCAAAAACGAAATAACAGTCGCGTCATCGTTAATAATCCCACTATCAGTTTTAAACACCTCCCCATCCTCACTGCCCAAAAACTCAGATTCTTCACATGAGTCTTTTACCACAGCCAAAGGACCGTGCAGGTCAATAAATTGCCTGAACTCATCATTTTGCGGCATAGTAACCATTACAGTTGAACTGCGGTTATTTAGAATCCCGGGCACATTTTCTCCGGAGCTGAAAATCAGATTAAGACTACCAGGCCAAAACCGGGTAGAAAGCAAATAAGCAGTTTCAGGGAACTCTGCAACGATATCAAGCAGATCGATTCTGTTACTTACACACACCATCGGCTGCTCAATGTGATTTGCCCCCGTTTTTATCAACATTTTTGCCAAAGCTTTGCTGCTGAAAACAGAAGCTGCTAAAAAGGTACCGGAAGCGGTTTCAAGCCGTAACAAGGAGTCGTCCATAGTTTTAGTCCTTCTTTCCATCCGTTTTTCCTTTCAATGGGGTATCACATTTTTCTTGCGAAGAAATGGCTTTTTTTATCTAAATATTACGGCTTTACTGTGCCAGTATTTTCTCCCGGGATATAAAATCGGTATTATATTTACCCTGCTTAAATCTCTCATTATCCAGAATTTTTAGATGCAGTGGTATTGTTGTTTCGATCCCTTCCACCTTAAATTCATGCAGTGCCCGTTTCATTCTGGCTATAGCAACATCACGATTCTCAGCGTGTACTATAATCTTTGCAACAAGCGAGTCATAAAGGTGAGGTATCGTGTAGCCGGGGTAGATGTGGGAGTCGATTCTAACCCCCGGGCCCCCGGGTAGTATAAGATGAGTAATTGTTCCCGGTGATGGAATAAAGCCCTTATCGGGATCTTCAGCGTTTATTCTGCACTCTATTGAATGCCCCTCATGCAGGACCTCTTGCTGAGTGAAGGGCAGTTTTGCACCACCGGCGACCAATATCTGATGTCTCACCAAATCGATGTCACTACAAAGCTCTGTTACCGGATGCTCAACCTGAATGCGGGTGTTCATTTCGATAAAATAGAACCGATTTTGTTCATCAACTATATATTCTACCGTGCCGGCGCCAATGTAGTCTGTTTGCTTTGCCAGTCGTACTGCAGAATCAAACATCTTCTGGCGCACCTGCTGTGGTAGAAACGGTGCAGGACTCTCTTCAATTAGTTTCTGGTGACGTCTTTGAATCGAACACTCTCTCTCCCCCACACTTACCGCATTTCCATATCCATCGGCAAGAATTTGTACTTCAACGTGACGTCCCACCTCGATAAAACGCTCCACATATACACTGTCATTACCAAAGAAATTCTGAGCTTCATTGCGTGCAAGATGAAGGTTCTCTGCAAGTTCGGCCTCCTCCCGAACGATGCGCATCCCTTTGCCACCACCACCTGCAGCGGCTTTAATTATAAGCGGATACCCAATCTCAGAAGCGATTCGCATCACCTCCTGATCACTCTCCACCGCTCCATGACTACCGGGTATCACCGGCACATCGGCTTCAAGCGCTGTTTTTACAGCAGCTATTTTATCACCCATTCGACTAATGGTCTCAGGTGAAGGGCCGATAAACACGATACCATAGGCATTTACCAATTTGGCAAATTCAGCGTTTTCAGAAAGAAATCCGTAACCTGGGTGTATAGCATCTGCTTTAGCAACCTTTGCCGCTGTAATTATCTCTCCCTTATTAAGATAGGTCTCCCTTAGGTTACCTTTGCCAATGCAGAGAGCTTTGTCAGCATATTTCACATGAAGTGACTCTTTGTCCGCTTGAGCATACACAGCTACCGATTCTACCCCTATCTCCTTTAAGCTACGAATAACCCTCAGAGCAATCTCTCCACGATTTGCAACCAGAACTCGCTTTAACATGCAGCTTCTCTTTCTCCTTGAAACCTCTGCAGTTCAAAGGGGATGATGTACCTGTTTTACTCTATAAGCTGTTGTTCTCTACAGTAATATAACGTGTTGGTTAAATTTTTGTCAAATCTTGCCACCAATTAAACCCATTGTGCTCCCCGGTTAAATTGTCATTTTTTTTACCACCATCTTTGTTCTTCTATTTATATTGAAACAGCTGGTACTAAAAAACTTAAAATAAATAGCTATTACCCAATGGCATAGGATAGGAAATTAAAGAGTATGATTCAAAAAGAGTCACTTCTGTTTAAGACCTTATCACCACAGGATACATCGGTTGATTTTTTTATAAAAGATCTCGCTGACTCCTGCAATCTGCCCCCTTTTGAAATACGCCAAATTGTGGTAGGACACGGACTTAACAAATTCCCTGTACCCCAAAACGGCAGCATTAATGATATAGAGGCTATTTTTAAACGTAACCGAGTAAAATGTGTACCGTTTAATGGTTTAAAAAATGCCCCACAGGTGAAAAACGCACGTACCGTTTCATTTCACGATTCAATCACAACGCTCTGTGGTGCAAATAACGAACCACTGCTTTGTGTTGACAGTAATGCAGAACTTTTTTTTATAATCACCGATATCTCCGGTAATGATCAGGCAAGACGCATGCTTAAAACCAGGTTTGGTACATCATGTTACGGGGACCTTCCTGCTGCCCTCAAGGGAGTATGTATGCACGATCCCGTAGTTGACATTTACCTTCCGGAGCAACCCGACATTGCGGTACGAGTGGATCCCAAAACCTTCTCCTTTTTAAGTATGAAAGATCGAATGAGCCACTCAAAAAGTATCAATTTATCTATACTGATAAAAAACCTCTGCTCTATTTGCAAACAGTATAAATATGATGATTACTTCGGTTTATCAGATCTTACCACACGATATATAAAAGATAAACCGCGGGAAAAAGTTTTTGATGACCTCACACTCTACGGGCAAATCCTAAGTACAGCCTACTTTGGAGGACTTTTTTCGAACCAGGACGTCAAAGCAGTCGTGAGAGAAAAGGTCCACACTCCTTTGAACACTCCTTTGAACACTCCTTTGAACACTCCAGCACCAACCAGCAGTGAAAAGAGGCGAATCAGTCAGGAAGACCGACTGAAACGAATCATGAAAAGAGCATCTCCCCCTCCAGCGGTCGAGGGGCATACCTTTAGCAAAGCAACAATCAGTTCGATTTTTGTTCTGGCCTTTCCCACCGCCTGGGCATCAATGTTTAGTGCTATACACCAGTACAAAGATACCTATTTAGTTTATATTTTTGGTATTCTGTCCTTTTTTCCTGCACTATTTTTACTGGTTAAAGGGTTGTATCTATTTAAGTGGCGCAGGACAGTACAAAACACACCAACATCAAGGATACGCTCAGCAGCAATGGGAATGATCGAGTTAACCGGGGTGGCTTCCGGAAAATATGAGCTGCTTGCTCCATTTACCCTCACCCCCTGTGTTTATTACCGGTGCAGGATCTACAAACGTCACGATCATGAAAACAGACGTGATTGGAGACTTAAAAGAGAATATTCTTCAGGAAAACTTCCATTCTACATCATTGATGATACCGGAAGAATATGTGTCAATCCCAAAAATGCTCACATCACCAGTTTTAAAAAGTACAGGGAAGTGTTAACCGGTGGACACTTTGGCGCTTCCATGCGGTATTCAAAACTGGACTCAAATACCCGCGTTATACTTGATGTAATACCGGAAGGTAAAAAATTATATGTCTTGGGGTTTTCAAAACGAAGCTGGCAAAAAAAGACCATTGAAGAGCAGGTTCGCCATAAATTGGAATCCCTAAACTACAGCAAATCAGCCATTGCCAGGTTCGATACCAGTGCCGATAACAAACTAAACAGAAATGAACTCCTGGAGGCTGCTTCTATAATTGATCAGGAAATCAGAAAGAAGAAAAAATCGATAACTCCTGAGCGGGAAGTAATAATCGATAAACCCCCCTACGGAAGAAAGCCCCTTATAATTGCTTCATCAGAAAAGGATCTTATCAAAAACCTTGGCATTCAATCTGTTATGTACCTTCTCTCAGGGTTGGTATTGCTTGCGATCGGTACACATTCTCTAATTCAATTGTTGTAAAATTGAGGGATTAATGTTAATTTATTATCATTGATTCTCCTTCTACATGAAAGGTTTACTACTATGGCATGGGTTGCACTGGTTTTAATTCTTGCGCTTTTAATTATTGGTGTCGTTTATATAATCACTATTTATAACGGACTGGTGGCACTAAAAAACAATATATCAAAAACCTGGAGCAATATCGATGTTTTGCTTAAACAAAGGTATGATGAGCTTCCCAAGCTTATAAAGGTGTGCGAAGGCTACATGATTCATGAACGCTCAACTCTTGAAAATGTTACCAAAGCCCGCTCAATGCTTCAAAGTGCCAGCTCACCTCAACAGCAGACTGAAGCAAGCAACATGCTGACATCTGCACTTCGCTCTTTGTTTGCTCTCACGGAAAACTACCCGGACCTTAAAAGTGATATCAATTTCCGGCAGCTTCAGGCCCGTATCACCGAACTTGAAGAGATGATTGCTGATCGCCGGGAATTTTATAATGAAACGGTAAACACCTATAACATTCGTATTCAACAGTTCCCCGACATATTTATAGCCAACCAGATCGGCTACAGACGCGCACAGCTTTGGAAAATTAACCCTGAGCATCGAAAAGATGTCAAAGTTGAATTTTCCTTCAGATCTCCCTGATTTATGCCCAGATTTGACATACCCATGTCACAAATGTATTTATAAGTAGAAATGATCATTTAATCATGCTGCGGCTCAAATCAAAGCCACAAGGTTAATTTCATGCTTAAAAAATTACATTTGTTTCTATTATTTCTGCTGTTTTGCCTCTTTTTTTCAACACCATTTGCTGAGCAACAAACCCTCTCGGTTGCTTTGACTGGCCAATACCCCCCCTTTAGTTTTTATAACGTGCAGGGGGAGCTCGATGGGTTTGATGTCGATGTTTCAAAAGCCATAGCCGATCATCTGGGCTACGAGCTTGAGATTATCACCACCGAATGGGATGGTATCCTTGCAGGCCTTCTTGCAAACAGATATGATGCTATTATTGGATCAATGGCCATTACTGCCCAGCGTGCAGAAAGAGTCTCCTTCTCTACCCCCTATTACACCTCTGGTGCTCAGGTCTTTATCAATCTTAAAGATAAGGGGGAAATAGAGGGGATTGAAGACCTTAGTGGTAAAAGGGTCGGAGTGGTGCGGGGTGAAACTTACGAGCATTTCCTCAGAGAAAACCATCCCGAAGTCCAGGTGGTTACCTACCGAAGCACCGTTGATATTTTTCAGGACATGAACAATAACCGGCTCGAGGCTTTTTTGAGCGACCGACTGGTTGGACTCCATCAGATCAAATCTGCCAACATGCCCTTTATTTTAGCCGGCGATCTTCTTTATGAAGAGCAGATGGGTATTCCGGTTAGAAAACAGAATACTGAGCTGCTTGGCAAAATTAATCAGGCGCTTGAAACGATGGAAAGCGACGGTACACTTGAAGAGATACACGCACGGTACTTTGGACCTGCTACAGTAAGCATAGCTGAGGAAGGCGCATCTGAGTCAATGAGCATGGGCCTTATTGCCTCTATGCTGATTCAGGGGTTCGTTATTACCATCGGTGTTGCGATAGCATCAATTCTGGCAGGACTCATTTTGGCTATACCGGTAGGAGTCATTTTGCACTCCGAACCCCGTGTGTGGTACACAATTTTTCGCTCAATTACAGATTTTATCCGTGGAACTCCGGTTCTTATACAACTTTTCTTTGTCTATTTTGGGGCACCGCAGCTTGGTATCTCTCTTTCCCCTATCGCTTCTGCCATTATAACCCTTTCACTTAACTCCGCAGCATATATGTCTGAGGTTATACGCTCGGGCCTGATGGCAGTAGACAAGGGACAGGGTATCGCGGCAAGGGCTCTTGGATTAAACAGAAGAGAGCAGTTTCTTTACGTTGTGTGGCCTCAGGCGTTTCGTGTGGCTCTTCCCCCGCTGGTTAATTCCGCAGTTGCGCTTCTTAAAGATACAGCACTCGTTTCCGTAATATCGGTAAATGAAATTATCACAGAAACACAGTCGATAATCAGTGTTACCTATGACCCGATGAGGTTCTATTTTATTGTAGCGATAATGTTCTTTGCCTTTACCTACCCGCTGATGCAGCTTGCCGGTAAAATTGAACGCAATCTCAAAAGCAAAGGTTACACCGTATGATAGAAATTAAAAATGTTAACTACGAATATGTTCCCGGTAAACCTGTACTGAATAATATATCCGCAACGTTTCGTGATTCGGAGCCAATCTCAGTTGTTCTGGGTGAAAGCGGATCGGGAAAAACAACGCTGCTTCGCCTGCTTGGTCGTTTCCTCTTACCACAATCCGGTGAGATACTGGTAAAGGGTAAGGAGATAAGCACAATAGAAGAAAAGCAGTTTCGAAAGATGGTAGGGATCGTGTTTCAGCAGCTTTACCTCTTTCCCCATCTTACGGTTATGGGAAACATGACCCTTGCACTGCAAAAGGTGTTCAGGGTTTCACCTAAAGAAGCACAGCAAAGAAGTCTCAGAGTGCTTGAGCGCCTGGGGTTGCAGTCTCTTAAATCCAGCTACCCCTGTCAACTTAGTGGTGGTCAGGCCCAGAGAGCCGCAATAGCACGCGCCTTGGTCCTCGAACCCGATTACCTACTGCTGGATGAACCCACTTCAGCGCTTGATATCAACACCACCAACGATTTCTGTAAATGGTTAAAAACGCTGCAGGAAAACACACGATTTATCATCGTTACCCATGATCTGCCCTTTGCCCATGAAGTGGCCCATGAAGGCATACTGCTCCAAAATGGTGAAGTCTATGCAAAAGGTGATATAGAGGAGATTACAGATGTTTTCACCAACACAGTACAAGAGGCTAAAGCCGGCTAACCACTGCATCTGATTATCTTTGTAACAATACTTGCCTGTATTAGCAATAATTTACTATATTGCTAATACTATATCTCCATTTGTACTGATCTGGTGATATGTCTTTCAATCAAATATTCTCCTTAGTATTCCAGGTCTTTGTGTTAAAGCTTTTTACGCTATAACTGTATTTACACCTTCTGAACCTTAACCTCTGTTTCAGTAAGGAGCACATCATGAAACTTTCGGCGCTGTTTCTCTCTCTTTTAA
The Chitinispirillales bacterium ANBcel5 DNA segment above includes these coding regions:
- a CDS encoding ATP-binding cassette domain-containing protein, giving the protein MIEIKNVNYEYVPGKPVLNNISATFRDSEPISVVLGESGSGKTTLLRLLGRFLLPQSGEILVKGKEISTIEEKQFRKMVGIVFQQLYLFPHLTVMGNMTLALQKVFRVSPKEAQQRSLRVLERLGLQSLKSSYPCQLSGGQAQRAAIARALVLEPDYLLLDEPTSALDINTTNDFCKWLKTLQENTRFIIVTHDLPFAHEVAHEGILLQNGEVYAKGDIEEITDVFTNTVQEAKAG
- the accC gene encoding acetyl-CoA carboxylase biotin carboxylase subunit, whose product is MLKRVLVANRGEIALRVIRSLKEIGVESVAVYAQADKESLHVKYADKALCIGKGNLRETYLNKGEIITAAKVAKADAIHPGYGFLSENAEFAKLVNAYGIVFIGPSPETISRMGDKIAAVKTALEADVPVIPGSHGAVESDQEVMRIASEIGYPLIIKAAAGGGGKGMRIVREEAELAENLHLARNEAQNFFGNDSVYVERFIEVGRHVEVQILADGYGNAVSVGERECSIQRRHQKLIEESPAPFLPQQVRQKMFDSAVRLAKQTDYIGAGTVEYIVDEQNRFYFIEMNTRIQVEHPVTELCSDIDLVRHQILVAGGAKLPFTQQEVLHEGHSIECRINAEDPDKGFIPSPGTITHLILPGGPGVRIDSHIYPGYTIPHLYDSLVAKIIVHAENRDVAIARMKRALHEFKVEGIETTIPLHLKILDNERFKQGKYNTDFISREKILAQ
- a CDS encoding ABC transporter substrate-binding protein/permease, translating into MLKKLHLFLLFLLFCLFFSTPFAEQQTLSVALTGQYPPFSFYNVQGELDGFDVDVSKAIADHLGYELEIITTEWDGILAGLLANRYDAIIGSMAITAQRAERVSFSTPYYTSGAQVFINLKDKGEIEGIEDLSGKRVGVVRGETYEHFLRENHPEVQVVTYRSTVDIFQDMNNNRLEAFLSDRLVGLHQIKSANMPFILAGDLLYEEQMGIPVRKQNTELLGKINQALETMESDGTLEEIHARYFGPATVSIAEEGASESMSMGLIASMLIQGFVITIGVAIASILAGLILAIPVGVILHSEPRVWYTIFRSITDFIRGTPVLIQLFFVYFGAPQLGISLSPIASAIITLSLNSAAYMSEVIRSGLMAVDKGQGIAARALGLNRREQFLYVVWPQAFRVALPPLVNSAVALLKDTALVSVISVNEIITETQSIISVTYDPMRFYFIVAIMFFAFTYPLMQLAGKIERNLKSKGYTV
- a CDS encoding type II secretion system protein produces the protein MKTNPPDRNGFTIVELMVSVFILGIISTSLLQGLYSGDKIRGRANVARSASHLALNEAERIKNSATTGFIIQDSVYQQTIRGVSYSVNRTVLSHHLTDNSEPIEIHIDITPEPSDFPSYSFRMIQGYDF
- a CDS encoding prepilin-type N-terminal cleavage/methylation domain-containing protein — its product is MTFNTIKEMKPFKRCGVSIIELTVAMAISAVLLSILFYTWNTFNFQIAQRDHVYSLRDETIRIAEEITTNIRRTPSVLDYSLNSIRFISPTHGDTVEYRFDGEQLSRNGKTVTNRAYGGEITSFEIRGHNTQIGSEHILLEILLTSSDRRDNRDTVRSIVGSKTVGDDDNKFWW
- a CDS encoding Sua5/YciO/YrdC/YwlC family protein — translated: MERRTKTMDDSLLRLETASGTFLAASVFSSKALAKMLIKTGANHIEQPMVCVSNRIDLLDIVAEFPETAYLLSTRFWPGSLNLIFSSGENVPGILNNRSSTVMVTMPQNDEFRQFIDLHGPLAVVKDSCEESEFLGSEDGEVFKTDSGIINDDATVISFLDSHSPLIVSPGSIPVEKIKEVTGTIEWFTGGSVQNYFDKQSPSLVLSTPLFVAEKDSLSVYDQSSCNRVALVTFGESVNFSSEYEFVRNLSLAGDLGEAAANLYPTLQDLDCRGYDAIFLELLPSQHPLGSLLNRRLREIGLDISKFGLLMNEAY
- a CDS encoding LemA family protein — translated: MAWVALVLILALLIIGVVYIITIYNGLVALKNNISKTWSNIDVLLKQRYDELPKLIKVCEGYMIHERSTLENVTKARSMLQSASSPQQQTEASNMLTSALRSLFALTENYPDLKSDINFRQLQARITELEEMIADRREFYNETVNTYNIRIQQFPDIFIANQIGYRRAQLWKINPEHRKDVKVEFSFRSP